One Thioclava sp. ES.031 genomic window, GACATGGCGCTGGCAGAGTGAAGCCAGCCCATGTTGCGGAGGTTCGAGATGACCGCCACCCCGATGGCCCCCCGGATGCCTGTCCGCCACGCCACACAGGAAATCTCATATGCTTGGTCCGCGCGCTCGAAAGGCGCACGGGTTCTGATCCGCGCGATGGAGAACGCGACCGGGCGGATCGGGTTGATCCGGCGTGCCCGCGGCTACGAGCACGACATCGCGCAAGGCGCGGATTTCTGGCAGGTGATGGCGGAGCGCTACGGGCTGCAGATCGAGGTGACCCGCGGGGCGCTGGCCAATATCCCGCAGACCGGGCCGCTGGTGCTGATCGCGAACCACCCTTACGGCATCCTCGACGGGCTGATCATGGGCCTGCTGCTGTCGCGCATCCGCGGCGACTTCCGCATCCTCGCTCATAATGTCTTCAAACGCGCCGAAGAGATCGACCGCATCATCCTGCCGGTGGATTTTTCCGAGACGAAAGAGGCCATGAAGGCCAATCTGCGCACCCGTTCGGACGCCCTGCGCTACCTCGGCGATGGCGGCGCGATCGGGGTGTTTCCGGGCGGCACGGTCTCGACCGCCGCCAAGCCCTTCGGTGCGCCGATGGATCCGGGCTGGCGCAATTTCACCGCCAAGATGATCGCGAAATCCGATGCGACCGTGGTGCCGGTCTTCTTCGAGGGCCATAACAGCCGTCTGTTCCAGCTGGCGAGCCATCTGCATTACAGCCTGCGCATGGGGCTGATGATCCGCGAGTTCAAACGCCACGCCAATCGGCCGGTGCGACTCTGCGTGGGTGAGCCGATCCCGCAGGCCGATCTCGCACCGCTGCGTGAGAGCCCGAAACAGATGATGGATTTCCTGCGCCGTGCGACGTATGACTTGTCGCCGACTCCCTTGAAGTCTTACGGCTATGGCTTCGAGTTCGAGGCGAAATATAGAAACTGACCGGCGCCTGTTGCGGCCCGGACGGGCGAGGGGCGCGAGCATGGCAGTAGGCGTTTTCGATTCAGGTCTGGGCGGGCTGACGGTCTATGATGCCTGCGCCAAGCGGCTGCCGGACATGGCCTTTTGCTATTATGGCGACAACGCACATGCGCCCTACGGGGTGCGCGATGCCGATGACATCTTCAACCTGACCTGCGCGGGCGTCGAGCGTCTGTGGGAGGAAGGCTGCGATCTGGTGATCCTCGCCTGTAACACGGCCTCTGCCGCCGCGCTCAAGCGGATGCAGGAGACCTGGATCCCCGAGGGCAAGCGCGTGCTGGGCGTCTTCGTGCCGATGATCGAGGCGCTGACCGAACGCAAATGGGGCGACAACTCCCCGCCGCGCGAAGTGGCGGTGAAACATGTGGCGCTGTTTGCGACGCCCGCGACGGTGGCGTCTCGCGCGTTCCAGCGCGAACTGGCCTTCCGCGCGATTGGCGTCGATGTCGAGGCGCAGCCCTGCGGCGGCGTGGTCGATGCGATCGAGACCGGCGACGAGATCCTCGCCGAAGCGCTGGTGAAATCCCATGTCGAGGCGCTCAAGCGCCGGATGCCCAAGCCCGAGGCCGCGATCCTTGGCTGCACCCATTACCCGCTGATGCAGAAGACCTTCCAGGAAGCGCTGGGCGACACGGTCGATGTCTACAGCCAGGCCAATCTGGTGGCCGAAAGCCTTGCGGATTATCTCGAGCGTCGTCCCGAATTCAGAGGCGCGGGCACGGAATCGAAATTCCTGACCACGGGCGATCCGGCCTCGGTGTCGAGCCACGCGACGCAGTTTCTGCGCTATTCGATCCGGTTCGAGGCGGCCTGACCTACGGGCGCCTCAGCCGAACCGGTTGGGCCCGCGCGTGCCGCGCTTGAGCATGAAGATGAAAAGCGCGATGCCCCAGACCAGCATCACGATCCCCCAGATCGCCAATAGTGCTGCGGACATGCCCGCCATCGCTGCTGGATCCTGAACCCCGGACGATATGACGGTCAGAGCGATCACGAGGCCGCCGCACAGGCTCGCAAGCAGGTAGCCGCCAACCCACCAGCCTGAGCGATCGGTGTCATGCAGGCGACGAACCTGCGCCGAGATCGAGGGCAAGAAGGTCGCGATAGTGATCACCGCGCTGATCGCCGTGCCGTCCTCGCCCATCGACCCTTCGGCAATCGCGCCAGCGATGCTCGCCAGCATGACGAAAAGCGCGAACCACCAGTATTCCGACCGGCTCGCCCGGCCCTTGAAGGTCGCGTATTTGCGGAAGCAAACCTTGATCGCCTCGCCGAAACCGCGCGAAGGCGCTCCGGCATACATCCCGTCCGCTCCGATCCCGCGTTGCGTGCGCTCGCGTTCGATCGAGGCATCGGCATAGGCGCGGGGGTCGGCTGAGGAGAGCTTGCCCTCCTGCTGATGGCGCTGCGCGATGCGGGCCGCGTAATTCGTCGCGCCGCTCTGCGGGTCGGCGCCCGTGGCCGAGGTTTCCGGCGGGCGTCGGAAGAAGTGATCGCCCGCAGGCTCCCACCCCTCCATGCCGTCCTGCCAGACCATCGTCTCGGCTTTGATGCGCCCGGCCCGGACCATGTCCATCATATGTTCTGCGGGGAACGGGCCGACGGGATCCTTGCCATCGGCGTAATACCACTGCTCTGCCATCGCCCTGCCTCGTTCACTCTCGCCTTGCCCCGTTTCACACGGAGTTTATTTGAGTGTGAGCTTAGGGTAAGGGAGAGCCGAGCGACAAGCGCAGAGGTTGATATGACGAAGAAAATCGCGATTCTGGGCGCATCGGGCTACACCGGCGCCGAACTCGTCCGGCTGATCGCCACCCATCCGAATATGGAAATCGTGGCCCTCTCGGGCGAGCGAAAGGCCGGTATGGCGATGGGCGACGTGTTCCCGCATCTGCGCCATCTGGGCCTCCCCGATCTGGTGAAGATCGAAGAGATCGACTTCTCGAATGTCGATCTGGCCTTCTGCG contains:
- a CDS encoding lysophospholipid acyltransferase family protein, with protein sequence MTATPMAPRMPVRHATQEISYAWSARSKGARVLIRAMENATGRIGLIRRARGYEHDIAQGADFWQVMAERYGLQIEVTRGALANIPQTGPLVLIANHPYGILDGLIMGLLLSRIRGDFRILAHNVFKRAEEIDRIILPVDFSETKEAMKANLRTRSDALRYLGDGGAIGVFPGGTVSTAAKPFGAPMDPGWRNFTAKMIAKSDATVVPVFFEGHNSRLFQLASHLHYSLRMGLMIREFKRHANRPVRLCVGEPIPQADLAPLRESPKQMMDFLRRATYDLSPTPLKSYGYGFEFEAKYRN
- the murI gene encoding glutamate racemase, which gives rise to MAVGVFDSGLGGLTVYDACAKRLPDMAFCYYGDNAHAPYGVRDADDIFNLTCAGVERLWEEGCDLVILACNTASAAALKRMQETWIPEGKRVLGVFVPMIEALTERKWGDNSPPREVAVKHVALFATPATVASRAFQRELAFRAIGVDVEAQPCGGVVDAIETGDEILAEALVKSHVEALKRRMPKPEAAILGCTHYPLMQKTFQEALGDTVDVYSQANLVAESLADYLERRPEFRGAGTESKFLTTGDPASVSSHATQFLRYSIRFEAA
- a CDS encoding DUF805 domain-containing protein, whose amino-acid sequence is MAEQWYYADGKDPVGPFPAEHMMDMVRAGRIKAETMVWQDGMEGWEPAGDHFFRRPPETSATGADPQSGATNYAARIAQRHQQEGKLSSADPRAYADASIERERTQRGIGADGMYAGAPSRGFGEAIKVCFRKYATFKGRASRSEYWWFALFVMLASIAGAIAEGSMGEDGTAISAVITIATFLPSISAQVRRLHDTDRSGWWVGGYLLASLCGGLVIALTVISSGVQDPAAMAGMSAALLAIWGIVMLVWGIALFIFMLKRGTRGPNRFG